A section of the Streptomyces sp. Je 1-369 genome encodes:
- the eat gene encoding ethanolamine permease: MTMDSTPPKPAEPADDYLERRTLRRGSAGWLLLTGLGVAYVVSGDYSGWNFGLAEGGFGGLGIAMALMGVMYACMVFSLAELSSVLPTAGGGYGFARRALGPWGGFLTGTAILIEYILAPAAISIFIGDYVESLGLFGLSSGWPVHLACFVIFIGIHLWGVGEALRFSFVVTGIAVAALLVFAVGAFMDFDASKLNDIPVEADAFGSNSWLPMGLLGIWAAFPFGMWFFLGVEGVPLAAEETKDPARTLPRAIRWSMAILVVLALLTFFASSGARGANAIQDAGNPLVEALQPDGEATALSRIVNYAGLAGLVASFFSLIYAGSRQLFALSRAGYLPRFLSLTSSRKAPYLGLLVPGAIGFGLAAATGDGARMLNVAVFGATISYALMSLSHIVLRRREPTLDRPYRTPGGILTSSVALVLACAALVATFLVDVTAALIALGVYVVALAYFGVYSRKHLVARAPEEEFAALAAAEAELERN; encoded by the coding sequence ATGACCATGGATTCCACCCCGCCGAAACCAGCCGAGCCCGCGGACGACTACCTGGAACGCAGGACGCTGCGCCGGGGCAGCGCGGGCTGGCTCCTGCTCACCGGCCTCGGCGTCGCCTACGTCGTCTCCGGCGACTACTCGGGGTGGAACTTCGGCCTCGCGGAGGGCGGCTTCGGCGGCCTCGGGATCGCCATGGCGCTCATGGGCGTCATGTACGCGTGCATGGTCTTCTCGCTCGCCGAGCTCTCGTCCGTCCTGCCGACGGCGGGCGGCGGCTACGGCTTCGCGCGGCGGGCGCTCGGCCCGTGGGGCGGCTTCCTGACGGGCACGGCGATCCTCATCGAGTACATCCTGGCGCCGGCCGCGATCTCCATCTTCATCGGCGACTACGTCGAGTCGCTCGGCCTCTTCGGCCTCAGCTCCGGCTGGCCGGTCCACCTCGCCTGCTTCGTGATCTTCATCGGCATCCACCTGTGGGGCGTCGGCGAAGCGCTGCGCTTCAGCTTCGTCGTCACCGGCATCGCGGTGGCCGCGCTGCTGGTCTTCGCGGTCGGCGCGTTCATGGACTTCGACGCGTCGAAGCTGAACGACATCCCCGTGGAGGCGGACGCCTTCGGCTCCAACTCGTGGCTGCCGATGGGCCTGTTGGGCATCTGGGCGGCGTTCCCGTTCGGCATGTGGTTCTTCCTGGGCGTGGAGGGCGTACCGCTCGCCGCCGAGGAGACCAAGGACCCGGCGCGCACCCTGCCCCGCGCGATCCGCTGGTCGATGGCCATCCTCGTCGTCCTCGCCCTCCTCACCTTCTTCGCCTCGTCCGGCGCGCGGGGCGCGAACGCGATCCAGGACGCGGGCAATCCGCTGGTGGAGGCGTTGCAGCCGGACGGCGAGGCGACGGCGCTCAGCCGCATCGTCAACTACGCGGGCCTCGCGGGCCTGGTCGCCTCCTTCTTCTCCCTCATCTACGCGGGCTCGCGCCAGCTCTTCGCGCTCTCCCGGGCGGGCTACCTCCCCCGCTTCCTCTCGCTCACCAGCAGCCGCAAGGCCCCCTACCTGGGCCTGCTCGTCCCGGGCGCCATCGGCTTCGGCCTGGCTGCGGCGACGGGGGACGGCGCCCGGATGCTCAACGTCGCGGTGTTCGGCGCGACCATCTCGTACGCCCTGATGTCCCTCTCGCACATCGTCCTGCGCCGCCGCGAGCCCACCCTCGACCGCCCCTACCGCACTCCCGGCGGCATCCTCACGTCGTCCGTGGCGCTGGTCCTCGCCTGCGCGGCGCTGGTCGCGACGTTCCTGGTCGACGTCACGGCGGCGCTCATCGCGCTCGGGGTGTACGTGGTCGCCCTCGCCTACTTCGGCGTCTACAGCCGCAAGCACCTGGTGGCGCGCGCACCGGAGGAGGAGTTCGCGGCGCTGGCGGCGGCCGAGGCAGAGTTGGAACGCAACTGA
- a CDS encoding gamma-glutamyl-gamma-aminobutyrate hydrolase family protein: protein MRENAVTGGKPLIGVSTYLESSVSWGVWQLPAAVLPAGYPRLVRAAGGLTAMLPPDDPAHAAEVVARLDGVVVAGGPDVAPERYGAAREERTGPPAPERDAWELALIEAALGSGTPLLGICRGMQLMNVALGGTLVQHMDGHVEGIGVFGTHTVKPVPGTLYESVVPDASTDVPTYHHQAVDRLGRDLVVSAYAEDGTIEAVELPGPAWALGVQWHPEMGEDTRVMAALVRAAS, encoded by the coding sequence GTGAGGGAGAACGCAGTGACCGGCGGCAAGCCGCTGATCGGGGTCAGCACGTACCTGGAGTCCTCGGTGAGCTGGGGCGTGTGGCAGCTGCCCGCGGCCGTCCTGCCGGCCGGCTACCCGCGCCTCGTACGGGCGGCGGGCGGCCTCACCGCGATGCTGCCGCCGGACGACCCCGCGCACGCCGCCGAGGTCGTCGCCCGCCTGGACGGCGTGGTCGTCGCGGGCGGCCCCGACGTGGCACCCGAGCGGTACGGCGCGGCCCGTGAGGAACGCACAGGACCGCCCGCACCGGAGCGGGACGCGTGGGAACTCGCCCTGATCGAGGCCGCGTTGGGCTCCGGGACCCCGCTGCTCGGCATCTGCCGTGGCATGCAGCTCATGAACGTGGCACTCGGCGGGACACTGGTCCAGCACATGGACGGCCACGTCGAGGGCATCGGCGTCTTCGGCACGCACACGGTGAAGCCGGTCCCCGGCACTCTTTACGAGTCGGTCGTACCGGACGCGTCCACGGACGTCCCGACCTACCACCACCAGGCGGTGGACCGCCTCGGCAGGGACCTGGTGGTGTCGGCGTACGCGGAGGACGGCACGATCGAAGCGGTCGAACTCCCCGGCCCGGCCTGGGCGTTGGGCGTGCAGTGGCACCCGGAGATGGGCGAGGACACGCGCGTCATGGCAGCGCTGGTCCGAGCCGCGTCCTGA
- a CDS encoding phosphotransferase, giving the protein MFPLAPPATGVRTPWEELPAHVRGELESVLGAPVVDAVTQRGGFSPGVAARVRLGDGRRAFVKAVSAEANPGSPELHRAEARNSAALPDHVPAPRLLASYDDGLWVALVFEDIEGRQPHVPWRADEFGLVLDAVTQLSYALTPALTPAPIDVRPVVDTERESFRGWERLIEAEAEADGAAGARLDPWVRRNLHALAELAAPWTGAAAGDTLVHADLRADNMLITAEGRVVFVDWPHAVRAAPWTDLLFMLPCVRAQGGPDPEDVFTAHPLGRAADPRGVTATLAAFASYLVRGSLKPAPPGLPTLRAFQAAQGAAAVAWLRTRLGPALP; this is encoded by the coding sequence GTGTTTCCCCTCGCGCCCCCGGCCACCGGCGTCCGCACCCCCTGGGAAGAGCTCCCCGCACACGTACGGGGAGAGCTGGAGAGCGTGCTCGGCGCGCCCGTGGTCGACGCGGTCACGCAGCGCGGCGGGTTCTCGCCCGGCGTGGCGGCGCGCGTGCGGCTCGGCGACGGGCGGCGCGCCTTCGTCAAGGCCGTCAGCGCCGAGGCCAACCCCGGCAGCCCTGAGCTGCACCGCGCCGAGGCCCGGAACTCCGCCGCCCTGCCGGACCACGTGCCCGCGCCCCGGCTCCTCGCCTCCTACGACGACGGGCTCTGGGTCGCTCTCGTGTTTGAGGACATCGAAGGCCGCCAGCCGCACGTGCCCTGGCGTGCCGACGAGTTCGGGCTCGTGCTCGACGCGGTGACGCAGCTGTCGTACGCGCTGACGCCCGCGCTGACGCCCGCGCCCATCGACGTACGGCCCGTCGTGGATACGGAGAGGGAGAGCTTCCGCGGGTGGGAGCGGCTGATCGAGGCCGAAGCGGAAGCTGACGGCGCGGCCGGTGCGCGGCTCGACCCGTGGGTGCGCCGCAACCTCCACGCGCTCGCCGAACTCGCCGCCCCCTGGACCGGGGCCGCCGCGGGAGACACCCTCGTCCACGCCGACCTGCGCGCCGACAACATGCTGATCACCGCCGAGGGGAGGGTCGTCTTCGTCGACTGGCCGCACGCCGTGCGCGCCGCCCCCTGGACCGACCTGCTCTTCATGCTGCCGTGCGTGCGGGCGCAGGGCGGACCCGACCCGGAGGACGTGTTCACCGCCCACCCCCTGGGCCGCGCCGCGGATCCGCGCGGTGTGACCGCCACGCTCGCCGCCTTCGCGAGCTACCTCGTACGCGGGTCCCTGAAGCCCGCCCCGCCGGGACTGCCGACCCTGCGCGCCTTCCAGGCCGCCCAGGGCGCGGCCGCCGTCGCCTGGCTCAGGACGCGGCTCGGACCAGCGCTGCCATGA